A genomic region of bacterium contains the following coding sequences:
- a CDS encoding GNAT family N-acetyltransferase: protein MVKRITTNIHHDIDDFATLEIAWKALYRKNPFRTIFLSWEWNYLWWKLFQLKSDKTTDSLMLISAWDGNTLIGIMPLYALHTQLGTREVRFLGTHRQVERDLYSEYLGILEDPQHMPFVGECIFDQLIQFFPKKLPAMQLSRMNYPDNGLHKIHEYLGHGKTSSDRTWIASLEGGFDNYLISLSPTRRARFKRLLRSAENLKARLIFPESPQQKRRLLRWLMACHQKDWQKRGSRGAFHIERKVHFHETLIDLLHGSTTSVVAALSIRGRLLYGIYGFLHPDRYEFYQSGNRMREDTACKSPGILTHLLLMKELSKIGVSQYDFLSGEQRYKRELSSFSRQLHSLNTYENSAMGTVTFGIDLMKSLYLKSFRHKISSIAQVR from the coding sequence ATGGTTAAGAGAATTACGACCAATATACATCATGACATCGATGACTTTGCGACATTAGAAATTGCGTGGAAGGCGCTTTATCGCAAAAATCCCTTCAGAACTATTTTTCTCTCCTGGGAGTGGAACTATTTATGGTGGAAACTCTTCCAACTGAAATCAGATAAAACTACAGATTCGCTCATGCTTATCAGTGCCTGGGATGGCAACACGCTGATCGGTATTATGCCCCTCTATGCTCTTCATACCCAACTAGGAACAAGAGAAGTTCGATTCTTGGGTACACATCGGCAAGTAGAGCGAGACCTGTACTCAGAATATCTCGGTATCCTTGAAGATCCCCAGCATATGCCTTTCGTCGGCGAATGTATTTTCGATCAACTTATTCAATTTTTCCCTAAAAAGCTCCCTGCTATGCAGTTATCTCGCATGAACTATCCAGATAATGGGCTTCATAAAATTCATGAGTATCTAGGACATGGAAAAACGTCCTCCGATAGGACTTGGATTGCTTCCCTTGAAGGAGGCTTTGATAATTACCTGATTAGCCTCTCTCCTACTCGCCGAGCTCGCTTCAAAAGACTCCTTCGATCGGCTGAGAACCTTAAGGCACGTCTTATTTTTCCAGAATCGCCACAACAGAAACGACGGCTCCTTCGTTGGCTCATGGCATGCCATCAGAAAGATTGGCAAAAGCGCGGATCTCGTGGGGCATTTCACATAGAGAGAAAGGTGCATTTTCATGAGACGCTCATCGATCTCCTACACGGCAGCACCACCTCGGTAGTCGCAGCTCTCTCCATTAGAGGACGGTTATTATATGGTATCTACGGATTCCTACACCCAGACCGCTACGAATTCTATCAATCTGGAAATAGAATGCGGGAAGACACAGCCTGTAAAAGTCCAGGGATTCTTACTCACCTACTCTTAATGAAGGAATTGAGTAAGATTGGCGTATCCCAATATGACTTTTTATCTGGCGAGCAGCGATATAAGCGTGAACTCTCCTCATTTTCTCGACAGCTTCATAGCCTCAACACATATGAAAACTCAGCGATGGGTACGGTTACGTTTGGTATCGACCTCATGAAGAGCTTATATCTAAAGAGTTTCAGGCACAAAATCTCTTCTATTGCTCAAGTGCGATAG
- a CDS encoding LysR family transcriptional regulator, with protein MLMFIIIFEGKSFRINAIQKTIVMNFNHLYHLHIIAEEGSLAGAAQRLSLSSSTLSEQLKKIEDFFGTPLFKRSGHGLRLNESGHILHHFTTEMFRVYGRILSFFDLPPSPGAAAPVEIGICEGVGEILPEKLHRYLFSGKEKLSIQTAHREILFQQMRQYLLDIVFEFKPEGGHEESPFQRRVIVPVDLVVLCHPAQKEAVMLKIKRANRVPLFVLSLFKPFAEIIMRELNHSEIWPECIHSLGCISEVERVLAISESIALLPAHSLGKEFSQTPLISLEGPPIRVGEVCLITNRTKSPAILENMSETFAENLADSHQIGE; from the coding sequence GTGCTGATGTTTATCATAATATTTGAGGGAAAGTCGTTCAGGATAAATGCTATCCAGAAAACGATCGTTATGAACTTCAACCACTTGTATCATCTTCATATCATTGCAGAAGAAGGCTCTCTTGCAGGAGCAGCCCAGCGCTTAAGTCTTAGCTCCTCTACGCTGAGCGAACAATTAAAAAAAATAGAGGATTTTTTTGGAACGCCGTTGTTTAAGCGCTCCGGACACGGGTTGAGGCTAAACGAATCAGGGCATATCCTTCATCATTTTACCACTGAGATGTTTAGAGTTTATGGTAGAATCCTTTCGTTCTTTGACTTGCCTCCATCACCTGGTGCAGCAGCTCCTGTAGAAATCGGAATCTGTGAAGGGGTGGGAGAGATTCTTCCTGAAAAACTGCATAGGTATCTCTTTTCTGGAAAAGAGAAGCTTTCTATTCAGACTGCTCATCGAGAGATTCTATTTCAACAAATGCGACAATATCTTCTTGATATTGTTTTTGAATTCAAGCCTGAAGGAGGCCATGAAGAGTCTCCCTTTCAAAGAAGGGTTATTGTCCCGGTGGATCTGGTTGTGTTATGCCATCCCGCGCAGAAAGAGGCCGTTATGCTCAAGATTAAGAGAGCGAATAGAGTGCCGCTCTTTGTGCTCTCGCTCTTCAAGCCGTTTGCAGAGATAATTATGAGAGAGTTGAATCACAGCGAAATCTGGCCGGAATGTATTCACTCATTAGGATGTATCAGTGAGGTCGAGCGAGTCCTAGCGATATCTGAATCGATAGCCTTACTGCCAGCACATTCTCTTGGCAAAGAGTTTTCTCAAACCCCTTTGATTTCCCTAGAGGGGCCACCCATTCGAGTAGGAGAGGTCTGTCTGATAACGAATCGCACGAAATCTCCAGCCATTCTAGAAAATATGAGCGAGACCTTTGCTGAAAATCTAGCAGATTCTCATCAAATTGGAGAATAG
- a CDS encoding response regulator: MLLGVVRSVVCFNRKEDRLDKDTSQRILIIEDHPLVGGFLKDCLELEGYKVVGPISEESAAIEYLHDHVVSAALLDFYLNHSTTLSIVEKIQENNIPFAFMSGEDLGGLLPASLHKVPQLRKPFSSSELSSCLQGLLYRDTEYALGHKQ, translated from the coding sequence ATACTGCTAGGAGTAGTACGCTCTGTGGTCTGTTTTAATAGAAAGGAGGACCGCTTGGACAAAGATACTTCTCAACGTATCTTGATTATTGAGGATCACCCCTTAGTAGGGGGTTTCCTCAAAGATTGTCTTGAGCTTGAAGGCTATAAAGTTGTAGGTCCCATCTCTGAAGAGAGCGCAGCGATTGAGTATCTGCATGACCATGTCGTGTCGGCAGCACTGTTAGACTTTTACCTCAACCACTCAACAACTCTCTCAATTGTCGAAAAAATACAAGAAAATAATATTCCCTTTGCCTTTATGAGTGGTGAGGACCTTGGCGGACTCCTCCCTGCTTCTCTTCACAAAGTCCCCCAACTGCGGAAACCGTTCTCTTCTTCGGAACTCTCTAGTTGTCTTCAAGGACTATTATACCGGGATACGGAGTACGCCCTCGGTCACAAGCAGTGA
- a CDS encoding SGNH/GDSL hydrolase family protein, giving the protein MHAAVGNVGEKSILPLGGISNVPTLLCNERGPPIRYQSGPFGFRNSDKQSLKSVDLLLLGDSFTQGFCVNEEAHFTGGMKESGYALWNFASSGNGPLAEYATFREYAVEFKPSTTLWFFFEGNDYEDFARELKNPILARYLQDKSFTQNLRGRQRAVDALLRHFADSQLQSYANRGALKNWFVWSDIKRNTLEWLRLYNIRSRLGMANKTRAWRMEAEIAPYSMRHLTEQLLFIIKEIEEVIAAWNGKLIFVYLPAWQRFSHGAVFRSHPEYKILREKIIQRDIPFIDIAESFQEHQDPLSLFPGRINLHYNEAGYHIITDKLSAYFSSSDTPHDSSGKDTV; this is encoded by the coding sequence ATGCACGCAGCGGTTGGAAACGTAGGTGAGAAGTCGATTCTACCGTTAGGTGGCATCTCAAATGTACCAACTCTTCTCTGCAATGAGCGAGGCCCACCGATTCGATATCAGAGCGGCCCTTTTGGTTTTCGAAATTCGGATAAGCAGTCTCTAAAATCTGTCGATTTACTGCTACTTGGGGATTCATTTACACAAGGATTTTGCGTGAATGAAGAGGCACATTTTACAGGAGGGATGAAAGAATCTGGTTATGCTCTTTGGAATTTTGCAAGTAGTGGCAATGGACCACTGGCTGAATACGCCACCTTTCGAGAGTATGCTGTCGAGTTCAAACCATCAACAACTCTGTGGTTCTTCTTTGAAGGTAATGACTATGAGGATTTTGCAAGGGAGTTAAAGAATCCCATTTTGGCTCGATATCTACAGGATAAATCCTTTACTCAGAATTTGCGAGGTCGTCAGCGAGCGGTAGATGCACTTCTGAGACATTTTGCCGACAGCCAGCTACAGAGTTATGCAAATAGAGGAGCATTAAAAAACTGGTTTGTTTGGTCTGACATCAAGCGGAATACGCTAGAGTGGCTACGTCTTTACAATATACGTTCGCGTCTTGGAATGGCAAATAAGACAAGGGCCTGGCGAATGGAAGCAGAGATTGCTCCATATTCTATGAGACATCTGACAGAACAGTTGCTTTTCATAATCAAAGAGATAGAAGAAGTAATCGCAGCGTGGAACGGAAAACTTATTTTTGTTTATCTACCTGCGTGGCAGCGATTCTCACATGGAGCGGTGTTTCGTAGTCATCCAGAGTACAAAATATTACGCGAAAAAATTATTCAACGAGATATTCCTTTCATCGATATAGCGGAATCGTTCCAGGAACATCAGGATCCACTATCGTTGTTTCCAGGCCGAATCAATCTGCATTATAACGAGGCGGGATATCACATTATAACGGATAAACTGAGTGCATATTTCAGCAGTAGTGACACTCCTCATGACTCCTCCGGAAAAGATACGGTATAG
- a CDS encoding DUF892 family protein — protein MGIFSTLNFEHLEDLFLQQLKSLYEGEQRMTTALRKMSEKASSDELGRALTAHLSETKGQIMRLEKAFQLLGKKPERTTCEAIRGLIEDCEEVLDAKGSQDVIDAALIAAVQRVEHFEIAGYGTARNFAQRLGHEEVAMLLEESLKEEKEADANLTAIAISSVNVAAQAA, from the coding sequence ATGGGCATTTTTTCCACCTTGAACTTTGAACATCTGGAAGATCTTTTCTTACAACAACTAAAAAGTTTGTATGAAGGAGAGCAGCGAATGACTACTGCTCTTAGAAAAATGTCGGAAAAAGCCTCATCTGATGAGCTGGGGAGAGCACTTACCGCGCACCTTTCTGAAACAAAGGGTCAAATCATGAGATTAGAGAAGGCTTTTCAACTTCTTGGCAAAAAACCGGAGCGTACCACCTGTGAGGCCATAAGAGGATTAATTGAAGACTGCGAAGAGGTGCTCGACGCCAAAGGATCACAAGATGTCATCGATGCAGCACTCATAGCTGCCGTACAACGGGTCGAACATTTTGAAATTGCTGGCTATGGAACTGCACGAAACTTCGCTCAGCGATTAGGGCATGAAGAAGTTGCTATGCTCTTGGAGGAGAGTCTAAAGGAGGAAAAAGAAGCAGACGCCAATCTTACCGCAATCGCTATATCATCGGTGAACGTTGCTGCGCAGGCAGCATAG